TGCATTGTTTCACTGCACATCTGCATCTATCTTTACCGCCTGAAACCCTTGGGGAACCTCAAACTGTCAATATCCGCATTACTAGTTGGACTTTGCATCTTTTCCTACTTCTTCACTAacccctcttcttctcttcaaagGCAGCAAAAGCCTTGGAAACCTGTGACCAACTATCATGCAACAGCACTAAAGGAGAGTCAGCATGGGGATCCTTACTTCAACGGCCCATTTCGGCACTTACCAAGGGGCACGATGGCCCAAGGGAGGTTGAACCCCACGTAGTAGACCCAAAAGTACAGCGTCTCCGGGCGACTGTACGCTACGCCATGCACTCTCGACTCGTTCCAGTTGGTCAAGTAATAAAGAGCTACACCGTACACATGTGCCGTGCATACAATGATCTGCACTACGTGGCGGCCGTGCCAGTCTTTTAGGATACCCAATACTGTGAGAAAAGAGAGAGGACCCCAGACGAGCTGTATAGGCTGTGTAAGACGGCGAAGAAACAAGAGAACACGAGACAACCAGATAACTTACACATGTGATGGTTTCTACGCTGACTGTGAATATGTCATGGGTGAGATATCGAGAGTCTGAAAGCGTGTATTCTTTCCATAGTTGGGCAAAGAGAGTTGACATGCCAGCAAGTTGATGGCGATGTACGAGATAGTATCCTTGAACATGTCAGCAACCCTAAGCTGTATAGTGAGTGAGTGATTAAGCCCGGAATAGGCTCTACCTTCAAAAGCTACATGCAGAAAACCGCCTAAAGTACAGAGACTGATCAGTAATTatttcttgtcttgtccgAATGCAGCAGTGTCTGACTTACACAAGGCAAACCAACCAACAGCGAACTGGTCGATAGGGCGTACTGGTTTTCGAGTACGAGTCGCCTGCCACACGGCGAATCCGACAACAGCACTGACGATCGCTCCGAAAGTAGATATCAGTTCAACGACTCCAGTACTGTTTGGGAGATAGCCGGGGATCACGGCATCTAAGGGAAAGTATGGGTGCCCAGGCCCTG
This Fusarium poae strain DAOMC 252244 chromosome 3, whole genome shotgun sequence DNA region includes the following protein-coding sequences:
- a CDS encoding hypothetical protein (TransMembrane:5 (o35-55i67-88o119-144i151-170o190-210i)) — protein: MADPINSVPGPGHPYFPLDAVIPGYLPNSTGVVELISTFGAIVSAVVGFAVWQATRTRKPVRPIDQFAVGWFALCGFLHVAFEGYYLVHRHQLAGMSTLFAQLWKEYTLSDSRYLTHDIFTVSVETITCLVWGPLSFLTVLGILKDWHGRHVVQIIVCTAHVYGVALYYLTNWNESRVHGVAYSRPETLYFWVYYVGFNLPWAIVPLVLLHDSWSQVSKAFAAFEEKKRG